The nucleotide sequence TTTGAAATCCAGTGCAAACCTGGAGTGCCGTGACAACAATGATCATTCGCATCCTTAAGTCCCTCCCACCTGTCACTTTAGGGTGGGGCTTGAGAGCGTTTAATCACAGACAGGCGAAGGTAAAATGTGAATTGAGTGTTTTTACATTTTCATTACAATGAACCGGTAAATGACCTGCTAATCTGAGGACGAAATGGCGAACTCGAAACACATACTATTGATCGAAGACGAGCCGGCCATCCGTGATGGACTTCAAAATCTATTCGTATTTCATGGGTACAGGGTTTCTGCTTGCCCCGACGGCATTTCCGGGCTGTCCGCCGCTCTTCAGGAAACTGTTCATCTTGTAGTTTTAGATGTGATGCTACCCGGGAAAGATGGTTTTCAGGTGTGCCAAGAAATTCGTGCGGCTAAACCAAATCTCCCCATCGTCATGTTGACCGCGAAAACCTCGGAGGACGACATAATCAATGGACTTAAGCTAGGCGCCGACGACTATATCCCCAAACCGTTTTCGCTAAGAATTCTTTTAACAAAAGCGGAAAGTCTAATCCGGCGGGAGTCTCGAGACCTAGAAGCTGAAACGCTTTCGATAGGTCCTTGGCTAATTTCTGGAAGAAACCTCGAGGCATACCACACCGAAACCAAAAAAAAGGTCGAGCTCACTTCTCGCGAAATCGAAATTCTTCAGTTTCTATTTAGCCGCGACTGTAACAGCAAAACTCGGGAAGAATTATTATCGAATGTTTGGGGATATCGCGATGCTTCGGACATCGAGACTCGAACGGTTGACATTCACATCGCAAAACTCCGTAAAAAACTGGAATCGGACCCCAAAAATCCTACGAGCATCTTAACTGTTAGGGGTCGTGGCTATCGCTTG is from Deltaproteobacteria bacterium and encodes:
- a CDS encoding response regulator transcription factor; protein product: MANSKHILLIEDEPAIRDGLQNLFVFHGYRVSACPDGISGLSAALQETVHLVVLDVMLPGKDGFQVCQEIRAAKPNLPIVMLTAKTSEDDIINGLKLGADDYIPKPFSLRILLTKAESLIRRESRDLEAETLSIGPWLISGRNLEAYHTETKKKVELTSREIEILQFLFSRDCNSKTREELLSNVWGYRDASDIETRTVDIHIAKLRKKLESDPKNPTSILTVRGRGYRLVLKNEK